The Marinobacter bohaiensis genome segment AACGCTGCGCAGTATCTGGGGTGGTTTCATGATGCTGGAAGACCGTGACGGCGCCGCCGTGCTGGCCCGGATTGCCGACTCGATCCAGACCCGGCTGCTGGATGCCAAGGAAGCACCGGTGCCAACTGTGCTGGAAGCACTGGCCGACGCCCTGACATCTCTGGAATACTATATCGAAAGCATTGGCACCCGCGAGGAGCGCAACCAGGATTTGCTGAGGCTGGCGGAAACGTCCCTGGCTGACGTGGGTCTGTAATGACGAGTCTTCCTTCGGGCCGACACGATCGTCGGTCCGATTGCCTCGTCGCGGGGCGATAAAGGAAGAGAAGCGTCTATGCCCCAGGATTTTTCCCTGCTCACCCTGGCCGCCGTTGGCGGCCTTCTTGCCCTTATTGGTCTCGCCTTCTTCATTCGCCCCCGCTGGTTTTTCAGCTGGCTCAAGGGAACGTTTGCCATCTTCCTGATTGCGGCCGGCGCCTATATTGGCCTGCTGGCCCTGGATCTACGTCATTATCAGTCGCTGGAAAGTCTCGAGACCATTGCCACCATCGGCGTCTCCAAGACCGGGCCGCAAACCTGGCGGGTTCGGCTCGAGCGTAACGAGCGGCCGCCGATGGAAGTGGTCATACGCGGTGATCAATGGCAGGTGGATGCCCGTATTCTGCGGCTGGAAGGTCCACTGGCGTGGCTCGGCGTCAAGCCGGCTTATCGCCTGGACCGGCTGAGCGGTCGTTATGTCAGCCTGGAACAGGAACGCACGGGCGAGCGCACGGTCTATTCGCTTGGCGAGCCGTCGTGGTTCGACAGCTGGCTGCTGGATCAGGATGTCGGGTTGCCCTTCGTCAAGGCCGTTTATGGTAACGCGACGTTTATGCCGCTGCGTGATGGGGCGGTGTTCGATGTCCGCTTGTCCAGCACTGGCCTGGTTGCGCTTCCGGGCAATGACGCGGCGCGGACGGCGATGGACGAATGGTTTCCGAAAGCGGGGACTTGATTAAGGTTTGCTTGAGGCCGGGAGCTGGTTAGCAGGCACGGGCAGCAAATAAAACGGAGGAGAGGCATCGGGCCGTTCGCTGAGAGCGTACGGCCCGAATCGTCAGTCAGGGCGACGACTTACATCTTGAACAGTTCACCCAGCTTCGTGGCGAGCATCATATCGCCCTCAGCGCGCAGCTGACCGGACATGAAGGCCTGCATGCCGTCGGTTTCACCGGACACGATGCCCTGGAGGGTTTCTGCATTCATGATCAGGGTGACGGACGGATCGTCGTGATCGCCTTCCTGGAGCTGGCAGGTGCCGTCGTTGATGATCAGGTGATAGTTCTGGTCGTCTTCGATGTTGAACTGGAAAACCAGATCGAGGCCGGCAGCCGCGTCCGCGTTGAAGTTCTGTTCCAGCTTCTGGAAAACCTGAGCTACAGACATTGTTTTACCCTTTTCGTGTGCGTCTAAAAGCGAGGAGCCGGGGCTGCGGGGCAGGTTATCCGGCGAAACCAGTTCGACTTTAGGGACCGCTGCAGAGGCTGTCAAGCTCGATCGAACGCTTGTTTGAATTTTCGTTCACAGGGGCCTCGTTTGACCGGTGGCAGGTCGGTTACAATCGCTGACCGTTTGATGAAAATCTGCCAGTATGACTGGCATTTATCATACTATTTACCGTGTTTCTTACCGTATTTCGGCTGATGGAGAACCGATTTGGAATTTCTGACCGATTATGGGCTGTTCCTGGCCAAGACCGTGACCTTTGTGGTGGCGGTTCTGGCCATCGTGACAGTGATTGTATCCGCCGCTCATCGTAAACAGGATAGCGACGATCCGGACGGCGAGTTGCATCTCAAGCGTCTCAACGAGGGATACAAACGACTCAAGGAGAACCTGCAGCAGAAGCTGATGGGTGAGTCGGACCGCAAGGCCTGGCTCAAGGGGCGCAAGAAAGCAAAGAAGGCCGAAGCCAAGGCAAAGAAGAAAGCCGCGAAAGACGGCGAGACAGGGAACGAACCCGAGTCACCCCGGGTATTCGTGATCGATTTCAATGGCGATATCAAGGCCAGCGACAACGATTCCCTGCGTAAGGCCGTTACCGCCGTGCTGAGCGTGGCTGAGCCGGAGCGCGACGAAGTGGTGATTCGACTGGAAAGTGGCGGTGGCCTCGTCCACGCATACGGCCTGGCGGCAGCGCAGTTGGATCGTATCCGTGCGAAGAAGATCCCGCTCACGGCCTGCGTTGACAAAGTGGCGGCCAGCGGCGGCTATATGATGGCTTGCGTTGCCGACCGCATCATTGCCTCGCCGTTTGCCGTGCTTGGCTCGATCGGCGTCGTGGCCCAGCTACCCAACTTCCATCGTCTTCTGAAGAAGAACGATGTAGATTTTGAGGTTCTGACGGCCGGTGAGCACAAGCGCACGCTGACGGTATTCGGCGAAAACACCGACAAGGGCCGGCAGAAGTTCCTCGAAGACCTGGAAGATACGCATGTGCTGTTCAAGGACTACGTCAGTGAACGGCGTCCGTCCGTGGACATCCAGGCCGTTGCCAATGGCGATATCTGGTTTGGCCGGCGTGCGCTGGACGTTCACCTGATCGATGAGGTGAAAACCTCTGACGAATATCTCATTGAAGCCTGTGATCGCGCCGAAGTAGTCTCGGTAAGTTTCCGCCGCAAGCGTACGCTGCCGGAGAAACTCGGACTGGCGGCCAGTGCGGCAATCGAGCACAGTGTCTGGAAGCTCCTGAGCACGTTGCGTCATCGCAACATCCAGTAATGACACATTCACTCAGTCAACAATAAGGATCTGAGATGAGCACCTTTCAAGCCTGGCGAGTACACGAACAAGACGGCCAATACGTCGGCGATATCGAGAGCCTGGACACCGGTGAGCTCCCGGAAGGGGAGGTGCTGATCCGCGTGTCGCACTCCGCCCTGAACTACAAGGATGCCCTGTCTGCTTCGGGTAACAAGGGCGTTACCCGAGAGTTTCCGCACACGCCCGGCATCGATGCGGCCGGCGAGGTCGTGGAAAGCTCGCTGAGTAAACCGGCTGTTGGCGACAAGGTGATTGTCACCGGTTACGACCTGGGCATGAATACAGACGGCGGTTTTGGGGAGTATATCCGCGTGCCGGCCGCCTGGGTGGTGCCGATGCCGGCGAACTGGGACGAGCGCAAAGCCATGATATACGGCACGGCGGGGCTGACCGCCGGCCTCTGTGTCGATAAGCTTCTGCGCATGGGGGCGCAGCCCGACCAGGGCGTCGTCGCCGTAACCGGTGCCAGCGGCGCGGTGGGGTCGGTGGCGGTTGAGTTGCTGTCACGTCTGGGTTTCAGTGTCACCGCCATCAGCGGCAAAAGTGAACACGCTGAGCACCTGACCCGGTTGGGCGCCGCCGAAGTGGTGGGGCGTGATGCGCTCGCCGCAGAAAAGAAGCCGATGCTCAAGCCGCGCTTTGCCCATGCGGTGGATACCGTCGGCGGCGGGCCGCTGGCGGAGCTGCTCAAACAGGTCTTTCCCGGCGGCTCCGTAGCCTGTTGCGGCCTGGTGGCCGGTCCGCAATTGGAAACCACCGTGCTGCCTTTCATTTTGCGCGGGATTAACCTGTTGGGAGTGGACTCGGTGGAGATTCCGTTGGCCTCAAAACAGGCGATCTGGTCGCGTTTTGCCAGCGAGTGGACTTGTCCCGAAACAGAGGCGTCGGCGAAGGATCTTGGCAAGGCGGACCTGAAAGGGGCACTGGATGCGTTCCTGAACGGCGCCTCTTCCGGCAGCCTGGTGCTGGATCACGCTCTCTAGTGATCCCTGTTCAGAGCGGAACAAAAGACGAAAAAAAGACGGCCCGCGGGCCGTCTTTTTTGTGTGCTACCGGATTCAGGAAGCGCGCCGCCGGAACAGTGGCTGCTCTGTATCGACAGCGGCCTGATAGGCGTTGCTGAAGACATTGAGGCAGTATTCAGCGTGGGCGCTGTC includes the following:
- a CDS encoding multidrug transporter, which gives rise to MPQDFSLLTLAAVGGLLALIGLAFFIRPRWFFSWLKGTFAIFLIAAGAYIGLLALDLRHYQSLESLETIATIGVSKTGPQTWRVRLERNERPPMEVVIRGDQWQVDARILRLEGPLAWLGVKPAYRLDRLSGRYVSLEQERTGERTVYSLGEPSWFDSWLLDQDVGLPFVKAVYGNATFMPLRDGAVFDVRLSSTGLVALPGNDAARTAMDEWFPKAGT
- a CDS encoding SCP2 sterol-binding domain-containing protein; protein product: MSVAQVFQKLEQNFNADAAAGLDLVFQFNIEDDQNYHLIINDGTCQLQEGDHDDPSVTLIMNAETLQGIVSGETDGMQAFMSGQLRAEGDMMLATKLGELFKM
- the sohB gene encoding protease SohB: MEFLTDYGLFLAKTVTFVVAVLAIVTVIVSAAHRKQDSDDPDGELHLKRLNEGYKRLKENLQQKLMGESDRKAWLKGRKKAKKAEAKAKKKAAKDGETGNEPESPRVFVIDFNGDIKASDNDSLRKAVTAVLSVAEPERDEVVIRLESGGGLVHAYGLAAAQLDRIRAKKIPLTACVDKVAASGGYMMACVADRIIASPFAVLGSIGVVAQLPNFHRLLKKNDVDFEVLTAGEHKRTLTVFGENTDKGRQKFLEDLEDTHVLFKDYVSERRPSVDIQAVANGDIWFGRRALDVHLIDEVKTSDEYLIEACDRAEVVSVSFRRKRTLPEKLGLAASAAIEHSVWKLLSTLRHRNIQ
- a CDS encoding YhdH/YhfP family quinone oxidoreductase: MSTFQAWRVHEQDGQYVGDIESLDTGELPEGEVLIRVSHSALNYKDALSASGNKGVTREFPHTPGIDAAGEVVESSLSKPAVGDKVIVTGYDLGMNTDGGFGEYIRVPAAWVVPMPANWDERKAMIYGTAGLTAGLCVDKLLRMGAQPDQGVVAVTGASGAVGSVAVELLSRLGFSVTAISGKSEHAEHLTRLGAAEVVGRDALAAEKKPMLKPRFAHAVDTVGGGPLAELLKQVFPGGSVACCGLVAGPQLETTVLPFILRGINLLGVDSVEIPLASKQAIWSRFASEWTCPETEASAKDLGKADLKGALDAFLNGASSGSLVLDHAL